One Clavibacter zhangzhiyongii genomic region harbors:
- a CDS encoding proline racemase family protein produces the protein MRSSRVFHAVDSHTEGMPTRVVTSGFGVIPGATMNERRLHLIEHLDHLRLLLMTEPRGHAAMSGAILQPPTRDDCDWGVLYIEVSGCLPMCGHGTIGVATVLVETGLVEVQEPVTTIRLDTPAGLVIARVDVEDGRAASVTIENVPSYVERLDAEIEVPGYGTVPYSLAFGGNFYAVVELDALGLPFDRERQQEILAAGLAIMGAVNEQAPPAHPEIAGVDHCHHVEFLAPGSDARLSRHAMAIHPGWFDRSPCGTGTSARMAELWARGELAVGDEFVNESFIGSRFTGRILRETTVAGRPAIVPAITGRAWITGMGQYLLDPTDPFPSGFRF, from the coding sequence ATGAGGTCCTCCCGCGTCTTCCACGCCGTCGACTCGCACACCGAGGGCATGCCGACCCGCGTCGTCACGAGCGGGTTCGGCGTGATCCCCGGCGCGACCATGAACGAGCGCCGCCTGCACCTGATCGAGCACCTCGACCACCTGCGGCTCCTGCTCATGACCGAGCCGCGCGGGCACGCGGCCATGAGCGGCGCGATCCTGCAGCCGCCCACGCGCGACGACTGCGACTGGGGCGTCCTCTACATCGAGGTGTCCGGCTGCCTGCCCATGTGCGGCCACGGCACCATCGGCGTCGCGACCGTGCTGGTGGAGACCGGGCTCGTGGAGGTGCAGGAGCCGGTCACGACCATCCGGCTCGACACCCCGGCCGGGCTCGTGATCGCGCGGGTCGACGTGGAGGACGGCCGCGCCGCGTCCGTGACGATCGAGAACGTGCCCTCCTACGTCGAGCGGCTCGACGCGGAGATCGAGGTGCCCGGCTACGGCACCGTGCCGTACAGCCTCGCGTTCGGCGGCAACTTCTACGCGGTCGTCGAGCTCGACGCGCTGGGGCTGCCGTTCGACCGGGAGCGGCAGCAGGAGATCCTCGCGGCCGGGCTCGCGATCATGGGGGCGGTCAACGAGCAGGCGCCGCCCGCGCACCCGGAGATCGCGGGCGTCGACCACTGCCACCACGTGGAGTTCCTCGCGCCCGGATCCGACGCCCGGCTCTCTCGGCACGCCATGGCCATCCACCCCGGCTGGTTCGACCGGTCGCCGTGCGGCACCGGCACGTCCGCGCGCATGGCGGAGCTGTGGGCGCGCGGCGAGCTGGCGGTCGGCGACGAGTTCGTCAACGAGTCCTTCATCGGCAGCCGCTTCACCGGGCGGATCCTCCGGGAGACGACCGTCGCCGGCCGGCCGGCGATCGTCCCCGCCATCACGGGCCGCGCCTGGATCACCGGCATGGGCCAGTACCTGCTCGACCCCACCGACCCGTTCCCGAGCGGCTTCCGGTTCTGA
- a CDS encoding aldehyde dehydrogenase (NADP(+)) — protein sequence MTPQDTAPTDPAVAARVDAVASRAAAAAAPLAALAPAARADALEAVADALEAIRPELLPVAERETALAPGRLAGELTRTTVQLRILAAAVRDGGHLDVRIDLADPGAAPAPRPDIRRHLVPVGPVLNFAASNFPFAFSVAGGDTASALAVGCPVVVKAHPGHPELSRRVAEAASAALVAAGLPEGTLQLVEGEEAGLAMLRDPRIRAATFTGSLRAGRFLADVAAARPDPIPFFGELGSVNPVVITERAAAERGEAIARALVASAAGSAGQLCTAPGIVLLPAGHGLDAVLAEEAGAVAPHGMLNAKIAEGYADGRAAAIAVDGVRLVAEGRAAAGSDGSVTPTIAAVPLAAFEAAGDALRHEVFGPFALLVEYPAGTDLAALAARTLTGELTASVHLGDGEADGAIAELVRVLAARAGRVLVDAWPTGVSVTDAQQHGGPWPATTLDRGTSVGTASLDRLLRGVAFQGVPEALLPEPLRTANPWGVPQRISARGARA from the coding sequence ATGACCCCGCAGGACACCGCCCCGACCGACCCGGCCGTCGCCGCCCGGGTGGACGCCGTCGCCTCGCGCGCCGCCGCGGCCGCCGCGCCGCTCGCCGCCCTCGCCCCGGCCGCGCGCGCCGACGCGCTCGAGGCGGTGGCCGACGCCCTGGAGGCGATCCGGCCCGAGCTGCTGCCCGTCGCCGAGCGGGAGACCGCGCTCGCCCCCGGCCGCCTCGCCGGCGAGCTGACGCGCACGACCGTGCAGCTGCGGATCCTCGCGGCGGCCGTGCGCGACGGCGGGCACCTCGACGTGCGCATCGACCTGGCGGATCCCGGCGCCGCCCCCGCGCCGCGGCCGGACATCCGGCGCCACCTGGTGCCCGTCGGGCCCGTGCTCAACTTCGCGGCGTCGAACTTCCCGTTCGCGTTCTCGGTCGCGGGCGGCGACACGGCGTCGGCCCTCGCGGTCGGCTGCCCGGTGGTCGTGAAGGCGCACCCGGGCCACCCCGAGCTGTCGCGCCGCGTGGCGGAGGCCGCGTCCGCCGCGCTCGTCGCCGCGGGCCTGCCCGAGGGGACGCTCCAGCTCGTCGAGGGCGAGGAGGCCGGGCTCGCGATGCTGCGCGACCCGCGGATCCGCGCCGCCACCTTCACGGGCTCCCTGCGCGCCGGCCGGTTCCTCGCCGACGTCGCCGCGGCCCGCCCCGACCCGATCCCGTTCTTCGGCGAGCTCGGCAGCGTGAACCCCGTCGTCATCACGGAGCGCGCGGCCGCCGAGCGGGGCGAGGCCATCGCGCGAGCCCTCGTGGCGAGCGCCGCCGGATCCGCCGGGCAGCTCTGCACCGCGCCCGGGATCGTGCTGCTCCCCGCCGGCCACGGCCTCGACGCTGTGCTCGCGGAGGAGGCCGGCGCCGTCGCCCCGCACGGGATGCTCAACGCCAAGATCGCGGAGGGCTACGCCGACGGACGCGCCGCCGCGATCGCGGTCGACGGCGTGCGCCTCGTCGCGGAGGGCCGCGCGGCCGCCGGCTCCGACGGATCCGTCACCCCCACGATCGCCGCCGTGCCCCTCGCGGCGTTCGAGGCCGCGGGCGACGCCCTCCGCCACGAGGTCTTCGGCCCGTTCGCGCTGCTCGTCGAGTACCCCGCGGGCACCGACCTCGCCGCGCTCGCCGCCCGCACCCTCACCGGCGAGCTGACCGCGAGCGTCCACCTCGGCGACGGCGAGGCCGACGGGGCGATCGCGGAGCTCGTCCGCGTGCTCGCCGCGCGCGCCGGCCGCGTGCTCGTCGACGCCTGGCCCACCGGCGTCTCCGTCACCGACGCCCAGCAGCACGGCGGGCCCTGGCCCGCCACCACGCTCGACCGCGGCACGAGCGTCGGCACCGCGTCGCTCGACCGGCTGCTGCGGGGCGTCGCGTTCCAGGGCGTGCCCGAGGCCCTGCTGCCCGAGCCGCTCCGCACCGCCAACCCGTGGGGCGTGCCGCAGCGGATCAGCGCGCGCGGCGCCCGGGCATAG
- a CDS encoding acyl-CoA dehydrogenase, producing the protein MVDTAARRTTRGTRGRGPVAGALRGTPVPVADAVDAEVAQDLDRTDGRADATGTGPRVDVASLGRILLGRWADVRTSSRELTSRPELHRVEGLDMHQHRARVTEQLQVLVEHGGVHRAFPRIVGGLEDHGGNIAGFEELVAADPSLQIKAGVQWGLFGSAVMHLGTERHHREFLPGIMSLETPGAFAMTETGHGSDVASIGTTATYDPETGEFDLHTPFRAAWKDYLGNAAVDGRAATVFAQLVTRGVNHGVHCFFVPLRDETGAFLPGVGGEDDGLKGGLNGIDNGRLHFDHVRVPRANLLNRYGDVAEDGTYTSEIMSPGRRFFTMLGTLVQGRVSLDGAATSAAKIALQIAVTYGNERRQFVAGGTDEEVLLDYQRHQRRLIPRIATTYAASFAHEELLGQFDSVFSGATDTDEDRQDLETLAAALKPLSTWHALDTIQEAREACGGQGFLAENRLVGLRADLDVYATFEGDNTVLLQLVAKRLLTDVNRRFAKADFGVLARYVVEQATDRTLRSTGLRTLGQALADRGSTARSVGQLRDPDTQRALLTGRVETMVGEIATALRGTRKMPAGEAAALFNRHQHALIEAARAHAQLLQWEAFTEALDPASETGRAMDDGTRRILTWTRDLFGLRLIEEDLAWFLIHGRISATRARAVTAYIDRLVARLRPHAQDLVDSFGYTPAHVRAAVASGEERDRQDEARAHRDARIADGTAPRMEKGEKKR; encoded by the coding sequence ATGGTCGACACGGCGGCACGACGCACCACCCGCGGCACGAGGGGACGAGGCCCCGTCGCGGGAGCGCTCCGGGGGACGCCCGTGCCGGTCGCGGACGCCGTCGACGCCGAGGTCGCGCAGGACCTCGACCGCACGGACGGCCGGGCCGACGCGACGGGGACGGGTCCCCGTGTCGACGTCGCGTCGCTCGGGCGGATCCTGCTCGGCCGCTGGGCCGACGTCCGCACCTCGTCGCGCGAGCTGACGAGCCGTCCCGAGCTCCACCGCGTCGAGGGGCTCGACATGCACCAGCACCGGGCGCGCGTGACCGAGCAGCTCCAGGTGCTCGTCGAGCACGGCGGCGTGCACCGCGCGTTCCCGCGGATCGTCGGCGGGCTCGAGGACCACGGCGGCAACATCGCCGGGTTCGAGGAGCTCGTGGCGGCGGATCCGTCGCTCCAGATCAAGGCCGGCGTGCAGTGGGGCCTGTTCGGCTCCGCGGTGATGCACCTCGGCACCGAGCGCCACCACCGCGAGTTCCTCCCCGGGATCATGTCGCTCGAGACGCCCGGCGCGTTCGCGATGACCGAGACGGGGCACGGCTCCGACGTCGCGAGCATCGGCACGACGGCCACCTACGACCCCGAGACCGGCGAGTTCGACCTGCACACCCCGTTCCGCGCCGCGTGGAAGGACTACCTCGGCAACGCGGCGGTCGACGGCCGCGCCGCCACGGTGTTCGCGCAGCTCGTGACCCGGGGCGTCAACCACGGCGTGCACTGCTTCTTCGTGCCGCTCCGCGACGAGACCGGTGCGTTCCTGCCCGGCGTCGGCGGCGAGGACGACGGCCTGAAGGGCGGGCTCAACGGCATCGACAACGGCCGGCTGCACTTCGACCACGTGCGCGTGCCGCGCGCGAACCTGCTCAACCGCTACGGCGACGTGGCCGAGGACGGCACCTACACGTCCGAGATCATGAGCCCCGGCCGCCGCTTCTTCACGATGCTCGGCACGCTCGTGCAGGGCCGCGTCTCGCTCGACGGGGCGGCGACGAGCGCCGCGAAGATCGCGCTGCAGATCGCCGTCACCTACGGCAACGAGCGCCGCCAGTTCGTGGCGGGCGGCACCGACGAGGAGGTGCTGCTCGACTACCAGCGGCACCAGCGCCGGCTGATCCCGCGCATCGCCACCACCTACGCCGCGTCGTTCGCGCACGAGGAGCTCCTCGGCCAGTTCGACTCGGTGTTCTCGGGCGCCACCGACACCGACGAGGACCGGCAGGACCTCGAGACCCTCGCCGCCGCGCTCAAGCCGCTCAGCACCTGGCACGCGCTCGACACCATCCAGGAGGCGCGCGAGGCGTGCGGCGGCCAGGGCTTCCTCGCCGAGAACCGCCTCGTGGGCCTCCGCGCCGACCTCGACGTCTACGCGACCTTCGAGGGCGACAACACCGTGCTCCTGCAGCTCGTCGCCAAGCGCCTGCTGACCGACGTCAACCGCCGGTTCGCGAAGGCCGACTTCGGGGTGCTGGCGCGCTACGTCGTCGAGCAGGCGACCGACCGGACGCTCCGCTCGACCGGCCTCCGCACGCTCGGGCAGGCGCTCGCGGACCGCGGATCCACCGCCCGCTCCGTGGGCCAGCTCCGCGACCCGGACACCCAGCGCGCGCTGCTCACCGGCCGCGTCGAGACGATGGTCGGCGAGATCGCGACCGCGCTCCGCGGCACGCGGAAGATGCCGGCGGGCGAGGCCGCGGCCCTGTTCAACCGGCACCAGCACGCGCTCATCGAGGCGGCCCGCGCGCACGCGCAGCTGCTGCAGTGGGAGGCGTTCACCGAGGCGCTCGACCCCGCGTCGGAGACCGGCCGGGCCATGGACGACGGCACCCGCCGCATCCTCACCTGGACCCGCGACCTCTTCGGCCTCCGCCTCATCGAGGAGGACCTCGCCTGGTTCCTGATCCACGGCCGCATCAGCGCGACGCGCGCCCGCGCCGTCACCGCGTACATCGACCGGCTCGTCGCGCGCCTGCGCCCGCACGCGCAGGACCTCGTGGACTCCTTCGGCTACACGCCGGCGCACGTCCGCGCGGCCGTCGCGTCCGGCGAGGAGCGCGACCGGCAGGACGAGGCGCGCGCGCACCGCGACGCGCGGATCGCCGACGGCACGGCGCCGCGAATGGAGAAGGGCGAGAAGAAGAGGTAG
- the pip gene encoding prolyl aminopeptidase: MRSLFPEIDPHDTGMLDVGDGQLLYWETSGNPDGIPVVFLHGGPGGGTSPTHRRLFDPARYRIVLVDQRGCGRSAPHVSSPDADLSVNTTWHLVADLERLREHLGVERWLVFGGSWGSTLALAYAETHPSRVTGLILRGIFTLRASELDWFYEGPAGMVYPDGWEAFTAPVPGVARGGIIAAYAALLADPDPAVHGPAAVAWSTWEASGITLLPRPELVARFAEPTYALAFARIENHYFMHGGWMEDGQLIRDAHLLRGIPTEIVQGRYDMCTPPATAWDLHRALPEARFTMVPDAGHAFDEPGILDALVEATERAAERLGA; the protein is encoded by the coding sequence ATGCGCAGCCTCTTCCCCGAGATCGACCCGCACGACACCGGCATGCTCGACGTGGGGGACGGCCAGCTCCTCTACTGGGAGACCTCGGGGAACCCCGACGGCATCCCGGTCGTATTCCTGCACGGCGGCCCCGGTGGCGGCACGAGCCCCACCCACCGGCGCCTGTTCGACCCGGCGCGCTACCGCATCGTCCTCGTCGACCAGCGCGGCTGCGGTCGGAGCGCCCCGCACGTCTCCTCGCCCGACGCCGACCTCTCGGTCAACACCACGTGGCACCTCGTCGCCGACCTCGAGCGGCTGCGCGAGCACCTGGGCGTCGAGCGCTGGCTCGTGTTCGGCGGGTCCTGGGGCTCGACCCTCGCGCTGGCCTACGCCGAGACGCACCCGAGCCGCGTCACCGGCCTGATCCTCCGCGGCATCTTCACGCTGCGCGCGTCCGAGCTCGACTGGTTCTACGAGGGCCCGGCGGGCATGGTCTACCCGGACGGGTGGGAGGCCTTCACGGCGCCCGTGCCCGGCGTCGCGCGCGGCGGGATCATCGCGGCGTACGCGGCGCTGCTCGCGGATCCCGACCCCGCGGTGCACGGGCCGGCCGCGGTCGCGTGGTCCACGTGGGAGGCGTCGGGGATCACGCTGCTGCCGCGACCCGAGCTCGTCGCGCGCTTCGCCGAGCCGACCTACGCGCTCGCGTTCGCCCGCATCGAGAACCACTACTTCATGCACGGCGGGTGGATGGAGGACGGCCAGCTGATCCGCGACGCGCACCTGCTCCGCGGCATCCCCACCGAGATCGTGCAGGGCCGCTACGACATGTGCACGCCGCCCGCGACCGCGTGGGACCTGCACCGCGCGCTGCCGGAGGCGCGCTTCACGATGGTGCCGGACGCGGGGCACGCGTTCGACGAGCCCGGGATCCTCGACGCGCTCGTCGAGGCGACCGAGCGCGCGGCGGAGCGGCTGGGGGCCTGA
- a CDS encoding adenylyltransferase/cytidyltransferase family protein, giving the protein MTRIGYAAGAFDLFHVGHLNILKHAKSRCDFLIAGVVSDEMLERNKGITPVVPLAERLEIVSHISYVDEARAETLPDKLDTWRDVRFDVFFKGDDWRGTPKGERLEAEFAAVGVEVVYFPYTMHTSSTRLRRALDVLSGVGAAASPLATLPQPAGHATQTLVSR; this is encoded by the coding sequence ATGACCCGAATCGGCTACGCCGCTGGAGCATTCGACCTGTTCCACGTCGGCCACCTCAACATCCTCAAGCACGCCAAGAGCCGGTGCGACTTCCTCATCGCGGGGGTCGTCTCCGACGAGATGCTCGAGCGCAACAAGGGCATCACGCCCGTGGTGCCGCTCGCCGAGCGCCTCGAGATCGTGAGCCACATCAGCTACGTCGACGAGGCCCGCGCGGAGACGCTGCCGGACAAGCTCGACACCTGGCGCGACGTGCGCTTCGACGTCTTCTTCAAGGGCGACGACTGGCGCGGCACCCCGAAGGGCGAGCGCCTCGAGGCCGAGTTCGCCGCGGTCGGCGTGGAGGTCGTGTACTTCCCGTACACGATGCACACCTCCAGCACGCGGCTGCGTCGCGCGCTCGACGTCCTCAGCGGCGTCGGCGCGGCCGCGTCCCCGCTCGCGACGCTGCCGCAGCCCGCGGGCCACGCGACCCAGACGCTGGTCAGCCGCTAG
- a CDS encoding right-handed parallel beta-helix repeat-containing protein has translation MTPSSPPARSRHLVALAVAIGLAVPAALVVPEAAHAAGGQGLVAGAPVFTDSFTRSTSGGWGSSSGAAPYAHDVSSAFRVNGARGVIDLGRAGTAAAATIPAAVPADSESTVRITMPRVPAAGNGVSAGLQQRVSGSSYYQSTVRVDSTGTAFLSIIRVTGSTAAQTTLVPGAVVARGVQPGQAITLQSRVSGTGTVSVDARAWLDGQATPAWQAATADTSGARLTSGSGARVWSYLSASSSAQAVSFDDFAVRPLTASTAPVTPTPAPTTPAPAPAPAPAPAPAPAPATGTGDAEQAVPMADARPGSGSAPVGSTRYAVPSNALFVATTGSDGASGSQSAPFRTIQRAVDVAASGRTVVVRGGTYHESVVMPKGEALTLQSYPGEKVWLDGSRKLSEWVASGSGWYAPGWNLSFDTSPTYTRGAPDGTSASWSFVNPAFPLAAHPDQVWFGGTAQKQVATRAQVVPGTFFVDRAADRLYVGSDPRSSSVRSSDLISALQVRGDGSTVRGIGIRRYAPSVPDQGAVQIHGTRVAFENVAITDIATIGLSVMATDARLTAVTSARNGMLGMRAVYADRLVATRLLVADNNLERFNRAPVSGGFKIGRSRDIQVLDSDFQRNAGNGLWFDESVYDITLTGNDVLDNTGAGIVLELSATATVADNVIARSGEEGLWIENSGHIGVWNNTFAANDRDIDISQGDRIATNLSTAGHDPRQKLPDPTVTWVVTDITISNNVLQGSTGNALLAVEDHTHKRSAAQMGIRTSGNVYQRDQAGSPGWAVIWSRGVGNPAVYGTLAAFRDATGNDRTSVEVIGRRVLGSDLRITGEIASLQSSIAVGVPSLIGSLTGIVTGSRTVGATAG, from the coding sequence ATGACGCCCTCATCCCCGCCTGCCCGCTCTCGACATCTCGTCGCCCTCGCCGTCGCGATCGGCCTCGCCGTGCCCGCCGCCCTCGTCGTCCCGGAGGCCGCGCACGCGGCCGGCGGGCAGGGCCTGGTCGCCGGCGCCCCCGTCTTCACCGACTCCTTCACCCGCAGCACGAGCGGCGGATGGGGGTCCTCGTCCGGAGCCGCCCCGTACGCGCACGACGTGTCGTCCGCGTTCCGCGTCAACGGCGCGCGCGGCGTCATCGACCTCGGCCGCGCCGGCACCGCCGCCGCCGCGACCATCCCCGCCGCGGTCCCCGCGGACAGCGAGTCGACGGTGCGCATCACCATGCCGCGGGTGCCCGCCGCGGGCAACGGCGTCTCGGCCGGGCTGCAGCAGCGCGTCTCCGGGTCGTCGTACTACCAGTCGACCGTCCGGGTCGACAGCACCGGCACGGCCTTCCTGTCGATCATCCGCGTCACCGGGTCGACGGCCGCGCAGACCACCCTCGTGCCCGGCGCCGTGGTCGCCCGCGGCGTCCAGCCGGGCCAGGCCATCACGCTCCAGTCCCGCGTCTCCGGCACCGGCACGGTCTCCGTCGACGCCCGCGCGTGGCTCGACGGCCAGGCGACCCCGGCCTGGCAGGCGGCGACGGCCGACACGAGCGGCGCCCGCCTCACGTCGGGATCCGGCGCGCGCGTCTGGTCGTACCTCTCGGCCTCCTCCAGCGCCCAGGCCGTCTCGTTCGACGACTTCGCCGTGCGGCCGCTGACGGCGTCGACCGCGCCCGTGACGCCGACCCCCGCGCCGACGACGCCGGCCCCCGCACCGGCGCCCGCCCCCGCCCCCGCTCCGGCGCCCGCCCCCGCGACGGGGACGGGCGACGCCGAGCAGGCCGTCCCGATGGCCGACGCGCGTCCCGGGTCCGGCTCCGCGCCGGTCGGCTCGACGCGCTACGCCGTGCCGTCGAACGCGCTGTTCGTCGCGACGACCGGCTCCGACGGCGCGTCCGGCTCGCAGTCCGCGCCCTTCCGCACCATCCAGCGGGCCGTCGACGTGGCGGCCTCCGGGCGCACCGTCGTCGTCCGCGGCGGCACCTATCACGAGTCCGTCGTGATGCCGAAGGGCGAGGCGCTGACGCTGCAGTCGTACCCCGGCGAGAAGGTCTGGCTCGACGGCAGCCGGAAGCTCTCCGAATGGGTCGCGTCCGGATCCGGCTGGTACGCGCCGGGATGGAACCTGTCCTTCGACACCAGCCCCACCTACACGCGCGGCGCGCCCGACGGCACCTCGGCCAGCTGGTCGTTCGTCAACCCCGCCTTCCCGCTCGCGGCGCACCCCGACCAGGTCTGGTTCGGCGGCACCGCCCAGAAGCAGGTCGCGACCCGGGCGCAGGTCGTGCCGGGCACGTTCTTCGTCGACCGCGCGGCCGACCGCCTGTACGTCGGATCCGACCCGCGCTCGTCCAGCGTCCGCTCCAGCGACCTCATCAGCGCGCTCCAGGTGCGCGGCGACGGCAGCACCGTGCGGGGCATCGGCATCCGCCGCTACGCCCCCTCCGTCCCGGACCAGGGCGCGGTGCAGATCCACGGCACGCGCGTGGCGTTCGAGAACGTCGCCATCACGGACATCGCCACCATCGGCCTCTCGGTCATGGCGACCGACGCCCGGCTGACCGCGGTCACCTCGGCCCGCAACGGCATGCTCGGCATGCGCGCGGTCTACGCGGACCGCCTCGTCGCGACCCGTCTGCTCGTCGCCGACAACAACCTCGAGCGCTTCAACCGGGCCCCGGTGTCGGGCGGCTTCAAGATCGGCCGGTCGCGCGACATCCAGGTGCTCGACAGCGACTTCCAGCGCAACGCCGGCAACGGCCTGTGGTTCGACGAGTCCGTCTACGACATCACGCTCACGGGCAACGACGTCCTCGACAACACCGGCGCCGGCATCGTCCTCGAGCTCTCCGCCACGGCGACGGTGGCGGACAACGTCATCGCCCGCAGCGGCGAGGAGGGGCTCTGGATCGAGAACTCCGGGCACATCGGCGTCTGGAACAACACCTTCGCCGCCAACGACCGGGACATCGACATCTCGCAGGGCGACCGGATCGCGACGAACCTGTCGACCGCCGGCCACGACCCGCGCCAGAAGCTGCCGGACCCCACGGTGACCTGGGTCGTGACCGACATCACGATCTCGAACAACGTGCTCCAGGGCAGCACCGGCAACGCGCTGCTCGCCGTCGAGGACCACACGCACAAGCGCTCCGCCGCGCAGATGGGCATCCGCACGTCGGGCAACGTCTACCAGCGCGACCAGGCCGGCAGCCCCGGCTGGGCCGTCATCTGGAGCCGCGGCGTCGGCAACCCGGCCGTGTACGGGACGCTCGCCGCGTTCCGCGACGCGACGGGCAACGACCGCACGAGCGTCGAGGTGATCGGCCGGCGGGTCCTCGGGTCCGACCTGCGCATCACGGGCGAGATCGCGTCGCTGCAGTCGAGCATCGCCGTGGGCGTCCCGTCGCTCATCGGCTCGCTCACGGGCATCGTCACGGGCTCGCGGACGGTCGGGGCGACCGCCGGCTGA
- a CDS encoding sugar transferase — MSTTRNRPATRGERSRVRPERRSAHRPIIGSGVAPAVPVVPSGRRWARDYRTRLIATDWAIIIVTVLAAQLTRFGTGDAAVDAGSVQLDYGIVSVVVVAAWIAVLGAFRTRDARIVGVGVGEYKRVVNASAITFGALAIAFLLLKVDIARGYVVLAFPLGVVALLLARWSWRQWLIRRRMQGAHLSRVVVVGTRADVEDVAEQILLRPASGYTVVGVAIDEHLDGLEVAGRTIPVVSDLGSVAAAASRTAADAVIVASQPRAGSNAVRTLGWELEGSSIELVLASRLTDVAGPRIHFRPVEGLPLIHVEIPQFEGGKHVMKRALDIAVAGLALVVLSPVMLLVALVVRLDSPGGAIFRQERVGKAGQEFHMLKFRSMRVTAEAELAALTAANEGSGPLFKMRKDPRVTRVGAVLRRYSLDELPQLWNILVGDMSLVGPRPPLRREVQGYESHVHRRLFIKPGLTGMWQVNGRSDLSWDESVRLDLYYVENWSLTGDVMIMWRTFRVLTRPVGAY, encoded by the coding sequence ATGAGCACCACGAGGAACCGCCCCGCGACCCGGGGCGAGCGCAGCCGCGTGCGCCCGGAGCGCCGCTCCGCGCACCGCCCGATCATCGGATCCGGCGTCGCGCCCGCCGTCCCCGTCGTCCCCTCGGGGCGCCGCTGGGCCCGCGACTACCGCACGCGGCTCATCGCGACCGACTGGGCGATCATCATCGTCACCGTCCTCGCCGCGCAGCTCACCCGCTTCGGCACGGGCGACGCGGCGGTCGACGCCGGCTCGGTGCAGCTGGACTACGGCATCGTCTCGGTGGTCGTCGTCGCCGCGTGGATCGCCGTCCTGGGCGCCTTCCGCACCCGCGACGCCCGCATCGTCGGGGTCGGCGTCGGCGAGTACAAGCGCGTCGTCAACGCCTCGGCCATCACGTTCGGCGCGCTCGCGATCGCGTTCCTCCTCCTGAAGGTCGACATCGCCCGCGGCTACGTCGTGCTCGCGTTCCCGCTCGGCGTCGTCGCGCTGCTCCTGGCCCGGTGGAGCTGGCGGCAGTGGCTCATCCGCCGCCGGATGCAGGGCGCGCACCTCTCCCGCGTCGTCGTGGTCGGCACCCGCGCGGACGTCGAGGACGTCGCCGAGCAGATCCTGCTGCGCCCCGCCTCCGGCTACACGGTCGTGGGCGTCGCGATCGACGAGCACCTCGACGGCCTCGAGGTCGCCGGGCGCACGATCCCCGTCGTCTCCGACCTGGGATCCGTCGCCGCGGCCGCCTCCCGCACCGCCGCCGACGCCGTCATCGTCGCCAGCCAGCCGCGCGCCGGCAGCAACGCCGTCCGCACGCTCGGCTGGGAGCTCGAGGGCTCGTCGATCGAGCTGGTGCTCGCGTCGCGGCTCACGGACGTCGCCGGCCCGCGGATCCACTTCCGCCCGGTCGAGGGCCTGCCGCTCATCCACGTCGAGATCCCGCAGTTCGAGGGCGGCAAGCACGTCATGAAGCGGGCCCTCGACATCGCGGTCGCCGGCCTCGCGCTGGTGGTCCTCTCGCCCGTGATGCTCCTCGTCGCGCTCGTGGTGCGCCTCGACAGCCCGGGCGGCGCCATCTTCCGCCAGGAGCGCGTCGGCAAGGCCGGCCAGGAGTTCCACATGCTCAAGTTCCGCTCGATGCGGGTCACCGCCGAGGCGGAGCTTGCGGCGCTGACGGCGGCCAACGAGGGATCCGGCCCGCTGTTCAAGATGCGGAAGGACCCGCGCGTCACCCGCGTGGGCGCCGTGCTCCGCCGCTACTCGCTCGACGAGCTGCCGCAGCTGTGGAACATCCTCGTCGGCGACATGAGCCTGGTGGGCCCGCGTCCGCCGCTGCGCCGCGAGGTGCAGGGCTACGAGAGCCACGTGCACCGCCGTCTGTTCATCAAGCCGGGCCTCACCGGCATGTGGCAGGTGAACGGCCGGAGCGACCTGAGCTGGGACGAGAGCGTCCGGCTCGACCTGTACTACGTCGAGAACTGGTCACTGACCGGCGACGTCATGATCATGTGGCGCACCTTCCGGGTGCTCACCCGACCCGTAGGGGCTTACTGA